In the Leptospira neocaledonica genome, GGATTTTAACGGAGTTTTCGACTTTCCCAAAGAATGCGATAAAGCGATTTGCCTCACCGTCTCCCATTTTTGGAGCGGGTTCAGTGTTCTCGGAAGGAATACTTACCACTTCGCGAACGGTGTCCACAATGAGGCCGAGGCTTTCTCCTTCTATGCTTAGAATAATGACACAGGTTTTTTCGGTATAAGGAATGGATTCCATGTGGAATCTTAACCTAACGTCGATTAGTGGAACTACTTTGCCTCGAAGATTAATCACTCCTTTGATAAAGGCCGGCATATCGGGAACTTCCGTGATAGGTTGCATCCCGATAATTTCGATGATATATTTGATTTCTAATCCGTATTCTCTTTCCGACAGTGAAAAGACTAAAAACTT is a window encoding:
- a CDS encoding chemotaxis protein CheW, which encodes MAENEIDLLLEEDEADDEDTLENKFLVFSLSEREYGLEIKYIIEIIGMQPITEVPDMPAFIKGVINLRGKVVPLIDVRLRFHMESIPYTEKTCVIILSIEGESLGLIVDTVREVVSIPSENTEPAPKMGDGEANRFIAFFGKVENSVKILLDVRKLLRDDELEVLHEKLPENGTPA